A genomic window from Parasteatoda tepidariorum isolate YZ-2023 chromosome 10, CAS_Ptep_4.0, whole genome shotgun sequence includes:
- the LOC107451657 gene encoding hemocyanin D chain, whose amino-acid sequence MTVKEKQSQILPLFKKLTALSPEPLPEAERDARLKGVGALPRGRLFSCFHEDHLGEAQALYEVLYEAKDFSDFINLAKQARDIVNEGLFAFALSVVVLHRDDCKGVVLPPIQEVFPDKFVPAETINRALKADKQGTGETKVISIQKTGNILDPEYNLAYFREDIGINAHHWHWHLVYPATYRPDFFGKVKDRKGELFYYMHQQMCARYDCDRLSAGLRRMVPFQNFEEKLEGYSAHLTSLISGLNYASRPAGMTLRDIREVDVQDMERWRERILSAIHTGQVIDMHGKEVPLDLERGLDILGALIESSFESLNKGYYGTLHNWGHVMIAKIHDHDGRFKENPGVMDDTSTALRDPIFYRYHRWMDNIFQEYKHRLPAYSAKEMSFPGIRITNVTVNAKVPNLIHTYSKDAYLELSNGINLKNKIKVKYEHLDHEPFSYSVGVTNSTGGAKKTTVRIFLAPKYDELGNRLVLEAQRGLYIELDKFTHTLQPGKNVINRRSLDSSVTLSKIPTFEELEKGEGLSDNSNEYCSCGWPEHMLVPRGTPRGMVFHLFVMLTDFDMDKVEDQPAAVICSDAVSYCGAKDQKYPDKRAMGYPFDRPVKARTPSQFKTQNMSFTEVRIQYGGHKSA is encoded by the exons ATGACCGTGAAAGAAAAGCAATCTCAGATCTTACCCCTGTTTAAGAAATTAACTGCCCTATCACCAGAACCTTTGCCAGAGGCTGAAAGGGATGCTCGCCTGAAAGGGGTTGGAGCACTTCCCAGAGGAAGGCTCTTTTCATGTTTTCATGAAGATCATCTAGGAGAGGCTCAGGCCCTCTATGAAGTACTGTATG aGGCCAAGGACTTTAGTGATTTCATCAACCTTGCTAAGCAAGCCAGAGACATCGTAAATGAGGGTCTTTTTGCTTTTGCTTTGTCTGTGGTTGTGTTGCATCGGGATGATTGCAAGGGAGTTGTTCTTCCACCAATTCAAGAGGTCTTTCCAGATAAGTTTGTGCCAGCTGAAACTATCAACCGTGCCCTCAAGGCTGACAAACAAGGAACTGGAGAAACCAAG GTCATTTCCATTCAAAAGACAGGTAACATTCTGGATCCCGAGTACAACCTTGCTTATTTCCGTGAAGATATCGGAATTAATGCTCATCATTGGCACTGGCATTTAGTGTATCCAGCCACTTACAGACCAGATTTCTTCGGAAAAGTAAAAGACAGGAAAGGAGAGCTGTTTTATTACATGCATCAACAGATGTGTGCCag aTACGATTGTGATCGTTTGTCTGCTGGTCTACGACGTATGGTACCCTTCCAAAACTTCGAAGAAAAACTGGAAGGTTATTCTGCCCATTTGACTTCCCTCATTAGTGGTCTTAATTATGCCTCTCGGCCAGCAGGAATGACCCTTAGAGACATCCGTGAAGTAGACGTTCAGGACATGGAAAGATGGAGGGAAAGGATTCTCAGCGCCATCCACACTGGACAAGTCATTGACATGCATGGCAAGGAAGTGCCTTTGGATTTGGAACGAGGCCTTGACATCCTTGGAGCCCTCATCGAATCCAGCTTCGAATCACTCAACAAAGGCTATTATGGAACCCTTCACAACTGGGGACATGTCATGATTGCTAAGATCCACGATCATGATGGTCGATTCAAG GAAAATCCAGGTGTTATGGATGATACTTCCACTGCTTTGAGAGATCCTATCTTCTACCGGTACCATAGATGGATGGATAACATTTTCCAAGAATACAAACACCGATTACCAGCCTACTCTGCTAAAGAG ATGAGCTTCCCTGGTATTCGTATCACAAATGTAACTGTCAATGCTAAAGTACCAAACCTGATCCACACTTACAGCAAGGACGCCTACCTTGAACTTTCTAATGGAATTAACCTTAAGAATAAGATCAAG GTTAAATATGAGCACTTAGACCATGAACCTTTTAGCTATAGCGTTGGTGTCACAAACTCTACAGGAGGTGCTAAGAAGACAACTGTTCGAATTTTCTTGGCTCCTAAATATGATGAATTGGGTAACAGGCTAGTTTTGGAAGCTCAAAGAGGGCTTTACATTGAACTCGATAAGTTCACTCACACCT TGCAACCAGGAAAGAATGTTATCAATCGAAGGTCTCTGGATTCTTCCGTAACATTATCCAAGATACCCACATTCGAGGAATTGGAAAAAGGAGAAGGTTTATCTGACAACTCTAATGAATATTGCAGTTGCGGATGGCCCGAACATATGCTTGTGCCCAGAGGTACTCCAAGAGGAATGGTCTTCCATCTCTTTGTTATGCTGACTGACTTCGACATGGATAAG GTTGAAGATCAACCAGCTGCTGTTATTTGTTCTGATGCAGTAAGTTACTGTGGAGCCAAGGACCAGAAGTACCCAGACAAACGAGCTATGGGATATCCCTTCGACCGGCCAGTCAAGGCCAGAACTCCAAGCCAGTTCAAAACTCAAAACATGTCCTTCACCGAAGTTCGAATCCAATATGGTGGACACAAATCTGCATAA